From the Halorhabdus utahensis DSM 12940 genome, one window contains:
- the coxB gene encoding cytochrome c oxidase subunit II: MTKTRNGLVAALSVGGLATFVSTVAAQSEGTSTTNDLIWGLMNELLWVAIPITLLVEAILLYTVWRYRAGKSEAAKPTQENRRLEITWTVTTAIVLLFVGVASYGVLGQQPVTDTGPSEDALEVDVVAERYAWTFNYPEQNVTTGETLVLPVDQKVRLNVTSKDWIHSFHVSGLGLKQDAFPGKSNHLTTTPTKTGSYQLYCAEFCGVGHSAMLGTVEVMEQDDFQDWLDQQSE; the protein is encoded by the coding sequence ATGACCAAGACGCGAAACGGACTGGTGGCAGCACTCTCGGTGGGGGGACTCGCGACGTTCGTCTCCACTGTGGCCGCCCAGTCCGAGGGAACCTCGACGACGAACGACCTGATCTGGGGGCTGATGAACGAGTTGCTGTGGGTTGCGATCCCGATCACGCTGCTCGTCGAGGCGATCCTGCTCTACACCGTCTGGCGATACCGGGCCGGCAAAAGCGAGGCGGCAAAGCCAACCCAGGAAAACCGCCGGCTCGAAATCACCTGGACGGTCACCACGGCGATCGTCCTGCTGTTCGTCGGCGTTGCCTCCTACGGTGTCCTCGGCCAGCAGCCCGTCACGGATACGGGTCCGTCCGAAGACGCCCTGGAAGTCGACGTGGTTGCCGAACGATACGCCTGGACGTTCAACTATCCCGAACAGAACGTCACCACGGGCGAGACGCTGGTCCTTCCGGTCGACCAGAAGGTGCGTCTGAACGTCACCTCCAAGGACTGGATTCACTCCTTTCACGTCTCCGGGCTGGGGCTGAAACAGGACGCCTTCCCCGGTAAATCGAACCATTTGACCACAACCCCGACAAAAACTGGCTCATACCAGCTGTACTGTGCGGAGTTCTGCGGTGTGGGTCACTCCGCCATGCTCGGGACGGTCGAAGTAATGGAGCAGGACGACTTCCAGGACTGGCTCGATCAGCAATCCGAATAA
- a CDS encoding RNA-guided endonuclease InsQ/TnpB family protein, translating to MVTVTVTAKFHNPSLARRKEWQHASCLYRDTKQFCIDGWENGDFDKSVTTASIDNDLYSAIQNQAIREAKSDHNTDGEVRYRESQPFAVNNQNWELDTTENGTVVVGFPCVSQWWYTPIEVYDDIADPVGRLVEGDADKTRLQVYRRGDDWYCTFNIEYDTGTSGETAIGVDIGERHILAVTAYGEDESMLVSGGEAKYVRRKYRSLRDSLSEAGALRARNRVGDKEQRRIKDLNHKLSRRLITFAEQFENPVIRMEDLEGIRENSSWSGVHSWHFHQLQQFITYKAERAGIRVEKVDAYHTSQRCSECGSMGTRDGDHFSCSECGRGRHADLNASENIAQREGEPCTG from the coding sequence ATGGTCACGGTGACTGTCACCGCGAAGTTTCACAACCCATCTCTCGCACGACGGAAGGAGTGGCAACATGCCTCTTGCCTCTACCGTGACACCAAACAGTTCTGCATCGACGGATGGGAGAACGGCGACTTCGACAAGTCCGTGACCACGGCCAGCATCGACAACGACCTCTACTCGGCCATCCAGAACCAAGCCATCCGAGAGGCGAAATCCGACCACAACACGGACGGAGAGGTTCGCTACCGAGAGAGTCAACCGTTCGCAGTCAACAACCAGAACTGGGAACTTGACACGACCGAGAACGGCACAGTCGTCGTCGGCTTCCCATGCGTCTCTCAATGGTGGTACACTCCCATAGAGGTGTACGATGACATTGCCGACCCCGTAGGCCGACTGGTCGAAGGAGACGCCGACAAGACCCGTCTACAGGTCTACCGTCGCGGAGACGACTGGTACTGTACGTTCAACATCGAGTACGACACTGGTACGTCGGGCGAAACGGCCATCGGTGTCGATATTGGTGAACGGCACATCCTCGCTGTGACCGCCTACGGTGAGGACGAGTCGATGCTGGTGTCTGGTGGTGAGGCGAAGTACGTTCGACGCAAATATCGTTCCCTACGCGATTCGCTTTCGGAAGCGGGTGCGCTTCGCGCACGTAACCGTGTGGGTGACAAAGAACAGCGTCGAATCAAGGACTTGAACCACAAACTCTCCCGTCGTCTCATCACGTTCGCGGAACAGTTCGAGAACCCCGTCATTCGAATGGAAGACCTCGAAGGCATCCGCGAGAACAGTTCGTGGTCAGGTGTCCACTCGTGGCATTTCCACCAACTCCAACAGTTCATCACGTACAAGGCCGAACGCGCTGGTATCCGCGTCGAGAAAGTCGATGCGTACCATACCAGTCAGCGGTGTTCGGAATGTGGTTCGATGGGAACCCGTGATGGCGACCACTTTTCGTGTTCGGAGTGTGGTCGTGGACGCCACGCCGACCTGAACGCTTCCGAGAATATCGCACAACGGGAGGGTGAACCATGCACGGGCTAA
- a CDS encoding MaoC/PaaZ C-terminal domain-containing protein, translating to MVRHYEDFAVGESWTFGTRRVTADEIQDFARKYDPQSMHVDSEAASEGPFEGLIASGWHTAALSTRLLVDGLFEDAAGRGGLGVDDLEWRTPLRPGDELTVDVEVVNTEPFDDDRGQVDLAVRTTTQEDDEVLSMVVKGLFARRNDGH from the coding sequence ATGGTTCGGCACTACGAGGACTTTGCTGTCGGTGAGTCCTGGACGTTCGGAACGCGGCGTGTTACCGCCGACGAGATCCAGGACTTCGCACGCAAGTACGACCCACAGTCGATGCACGTCGATAGCGAGGCCGCGAGCGAGGGGCCCTTCGAGGGCCTGATCGCGAGCGGGTGGCACACCGCCGCGCTCTCGACTCGGCTGCTTGTGGATGGACTCTTCGAGGATGCGGCCGGCCGTGGCGGCCTGGGTGTCGACGATCTGGAGTGGCGGACGCCGCTTCGGCCGGGTGACGAACTCACCGTCGACGTCGAGGTGGTCAATACGGAACCGTTCGACGACGACCGCGGCCAGGTCGACCTTGCGGTGCGGACGACGACACAGGAGGACGACGAGGTACTCTCGATGGTCGTCAAGGGGCTGTTCGCGCGCCGGAACGACGGACATTGA
- a CDS encoding PAS domain-containing protein, translated as MTHSEPIHVLTVSTDGTTHSLQASDRIDVSAVTSIEAAIDDIDRNGGVECVVCDHDPPAIDGVALLEAVRSREPDLPVMLFAAGEAARRAAAAGVTDTFSDRADTDRLPTLIEEAVGYYRAKRDQVAAEARAATHLDAARDGVAIVRDGRYVFVNTQLLELFGAQRREHVVGESFPANLTFEGIDLDAARLEAVSNGGRTLDAADAILQSQAGSLSVEVSAQPTEWVGRPAAVLIVRDVSDVRRVEERLRNYEQAVESSTDLLAALDADRRFLFANETYCAYHGVEPSTIEGSPLADVVGPDTDDRLDAYVDRVLAGERVQYETVRDHPELGTRLLDVRYYPLRGVDGEVRGYGSTIRDITERSERINQLHKIDRILRHNARNRLNVITGHAEMIESAGDVEVRTHAGKILETSESLLDTFNKERRITQLLAHPPSRERVDVSTVVPAAVEMARRQYPAARISVSTPDGATVKASPRLTEGILELIENAVIHADDPAPTVTVDVSIDDEAVRIEIGDSGPPIPDQEVNIVTGDSEIDSLNHARGLGLWLVSLIVRRSGGRLEFDDNEPSGNVARIVLPG; from the coding sequence ATGACTCATTCCGAACCGATCCATGTCCTCACGGTTTCGACGGACGGCACGACCCACTCCTTGCAAGCGAGCGACCGGATCGATGTTTCGGCCGTGACGTCGATCGAGGCGGCGATCGATGACATCGATCGGAACGGCGGCGTCGAGTGTGTGGTCTGCGATCACGATCCGCCGGCGATCGACGGTGTGGCGCTGCTGGAGGCGGTCCGATCCCGGGAACCCGACCTGCCAGTCATGCTCTTTGCCGCCGGCGAGGCGGCTCGACGAGCAGCGGCAGCCGGTGTGACTGATACGTTTTCCGACCGGGCGGACACCGATCGACTCCCGACACTCATCGAGGAAGCTGTCGGCTATTACCGCGCGAAACGGGATCAGGTCGCCGCCGAAGCCCGGGCGGCGACGCACCTCGACGCGGCCAGAGATGGGGTGGCGATCGTGCGGGACGGCCGCTATGTCTTCGTCAACACCCAGTTGCTCGAGCTATTCGGTGCCCAACGCCGCGAACACGTCGTCGGTGAATCGTTCCCGGCAAATCTAACCTTCGAAGGAATCGATCTGGATGCGGCTCGTCTCGAGGCCGTTTCGAACGGTGGGCGAACGCTCGACGCCGCAGACGCGATCCTCCAGAGCCAGGCGGGATCGCTTTCGGTGGAGGTATCCGCCCAGCCGACCGAATGGGTCGGTCGCCCGGCGGCTGTTCTAATCGTCAGAGACGTCAGCGACGTCCGGCGGGTCGAGGAGCGACTTCGCAACTACGAGCAAGCCGTCGAGAGTTCGACCGATCTGCTGGCGGCACTTGACGCTGACCGGCGGTTCCTGTTCGCCAACGAGACGTACTGTGCTTACCACGGCGTCGAACCGTCGACCATCGAAGGCAGCCCGCTGGCAGATGTCGTCGGTCCCGATACCGACGACCGGCTCGATGCATACGTCGATCGCGTGTTGGCCGGCGAACGCGTCCAGTATGAGACAGTACGTGACCATCCGGAGCTGGGAACTCGATTGCTCGACGTCCGGTACTATCCGCTCCGGGGTGTCGACGGCGAGGTTCGTGGGTACGGGTCGACGATCCGGGATATTACCGAACGGAGCGAGCGCATCAACCAGTTACACAAGATCGACCGGATCCTTCGGCATAACGCGCGGAACAGACTCAACGTCATCACCGGCCACGCCGAGATGATCGAATCAGCGGGCGATGTCGAAGTTCGGACTCACGCCGGCAAGATTCTCGAGACGAGTGAATCGCTGCTCGACACGTTCAACAAAGAGCGCCGGATCACGCAGCTACTTGCTCACCCACCCAGCCGTGAACGAGTCGACGTCTCGACGGTCGTGCCCGCTGCCGTCGAGATGGCCCGTCGCCAATATCCTGCCGCCCGAATTTCGGTCTCGACGCCCGACGGCGCGACCGTCAAAGCCTCGCCTCGCTTGACGGAGGGCATACTCGAACTCATCGAGAACGCTGTCATCCATGCAGACGACCCGGCACCGACGGTGACAGTCGATGTCAGCATCGATGACGAGGCTGTTCGCATCGAAATCGGTGATTCCGGCCCGCCCATTCCGGACCAGGAAGTCAACATTGTGACGGGTGACAGTGAAATCGACTCCCTGAACCACGCCCGTGGACTCGGGCTGTGGCTCGTCTCGCTGATCGTGAGGCGATCGGGTGGTCGCCTGGAGTTTGATGACAACGAACCGAGTGGCAACGTGGCCCGGATCGTCTTACCCGGTTGA